Proteins encoded by one window of Desulfonatronum sp. SC1:
- a CDS encoding O-antigen ligase, translating into GNEAEGGTCAVRSWIGAAALVAVLVFVVLTQTRGALVGIALVVGLGLLIQGDRRLLMVLAVLGVAILAVIVFSLHHPEGMVGEERRLGIRGEIWSLALERAWERPWFGFGLNEHQDLISASGELHGVAHNLYLENMHFGGLIGTFLLLALAALALRGAWREHRRTGNFLLLAIMLYPLVFGISAGYLTLSKISPMWIQFWLPVGLVISAEIRARRDADHAGKN; encoded by the coding sequence GTGGGAATGAGGCGGAAGGCGGAACATGCGCTGTGCGGAGTTGGATTGGGGCGGCGGCGTTGGTGGCCGTGCTGGTTTTCGTGGTTCTGACGCAGACCCGGGGGGCCTTGGTGGGCATTGCCTTGGTGGTGGGGCTGGGCCTGCTGATTCAGGGCGACCGGCGGCTGCTGATGGTCCTGGCCGTACTCGGCGTGGCCATTTTGGCCGTGATTGTGTTTTCCTTGCACCATCCAGAGGGGATGGTCGGGGAGGAACGGAGACTTGGCATACGCGGCGAGATTTGGTCCCTGGCCCTAGAGCGGGCCTGGGAGCGACCCTGGTTCGGGTTCGGGCTGAACGAGCATCAGGATTTGATTTCCGCCAGCGGAGAGCTGCATGGCGTAGCCCACAATCTGTACCTGGAAAATATGCACTTTGGCGGCCTGATCGGGACGTTTTTACTGCTGGCCCTGGCCGCTCTGGCCCTGCGCGGAGCGTGGCGGGAGCATCGCCGCACCGGCAACTTCCTGCTGTTGGCCATCATGCTCTACCCCCTGGTCTTCGGCATCTCCGCCGGATACCTGACCCTGTCCAAGATTTCGCCCATGTGGATACAGTTCTGGCTGCCAGTGGGACTGGTTATTTCCGCGGAGATCCGCGCCCGGCGGGATGCCGACCATGCAGGAAAAAACTGA
- a CDS encoding class I SAM-dependent methyltransferase, protein MQEKTESPPSRLQPPSGIRDQSEPCRICEGRTDPVFQARILDKHDAAYFRCSGCGLIQTESPYWLAEAYDQAIAIQDVGLVRRNLELAAKLRNILLAHFDPGGRYLDYAGGYGLMVRLMRDEGFDFHRHDPLCTNIFAQGFDVPDLPDFSNQRFEAITAFELLEHLEKPTATVHRLLEHTDSLLFSTRLQPDPWPRSVDDWWYFWPQTGQHVTFYTLPALRMLAEKTGTTLYSDGTALHLLTRRTFSTDPLARPRGVLASLERLLECWRRSLNKRMFPVKLPQSLLPEDARRTICPRPDRTEASDMDRPK, encoded by the coding sequence ATGCAGGAAAAAACTGAATCACCTCCATCACGCCTTCAACCGCCTTCGGGAATCCGGGACCAGTCCGAGCCGTGCCGGATTTGCGAGGGGCGAACAGACCCGGTCTTCCAGGCTCGCATCCTGGACAAGCACGACGCGGCCTACTTCCGCTGCTCCGGCTGCGGTCTGATCCAGACCGAGTCTCCCTACTGGCTGGCCGAGGCCTACGATCAGGCCATCGCCATCCAGGACGTGGGCCTGGTGCGGCGCAATCTGGAACTGGCGGCCAAGCTGCGGAACATCCTGCTGGCCCATTTCGATCCGGGCGGACGATATCTGGACTACGCCGGGGGGTACGGGCTGATGGTCCGGCTGATGCGGGACGAGGGCTTTGATTTTCATCGCCATGATCCCCTGTGTACAAACATCTTCGCCCAGGGCTTCGACGTCCCAGACCTCCCAGATTTTTCGAACCAGCGTTTCGAGGCCATCACGGCCTTCGAGTTGTTGGAACATCTGGAAAAGCCGACGGCAACAGTGCACCGTCTGCTGGAGCATACCGATTCCCTGCTTTTTTCCACCCGCCTGCAACCCGACCCGTGGCCCCGAAGCGTGGACGACTGGTGGTACTTCTGGCCCCAGACCGGCCAGCACGTCACCTTCTACACTCTGCCCGCCCTGCGGATGCTGGCCGAAAAAACAGGCACGACCCTCTATTCCGACGGCACGGCCCTGCATTTGCTGACCAGACGGACGTTTTCCACTGATCCCCTGGCTCGGCCCAGAGGCGTCTTGGCCTCCTTGGAACGGCTCCTGGAGTGCTGGCGACGGTCCCTGAACAAGCGGATGTTCCCGGTCAAGCTCCCGCAAAGCCTGCTTCCCGAGGACGCCCGGCGCACGATCTGTCCACGTCCCGACAGGACGGAGGCATCTGATATGGATCGTCCCAAATGA